A stretch of the Desulfovibrio sp. X2 genome encodes the following:
- a CDS encoding PAS domain-containing protein encodes MAHEQRPGTAHRSPQAQARSGAAEDAAQGEAGAEKANLPGQARPEASSILAPDWSPSSVLEQAQLPFCVTALDGRFLYANQAFRELLGWGPAQIPTMFWPDDVCPGPLGSEADDQEEQLCEEVLLGGSSVRQRLLLRTREGRPLSVEADRHLGTDETGRPAYFFTFLHLPAARTEDAGPLEGRLQAPPLPSSPAALPLQARLTLSRILGEGVGTRPGRTGASQSAFERALAAQGAEGWTTAPLWDAARLAESMDHGLAHLLAEFGIPEASLSASVLAQCLPVPQETALFLDFMVFELLYGALPKSHSKLKAATLRVEISDGPDNRLRLSARDNGRLFRKLKLHDKKDTPLSRMAERIIGLGGSIFLIRNDVTELKISLPRQPA; translated from the coding sequence ATGGCGCACGAGCAACGGCCCGGCACCGCCCACCGCTCTCCCCAGGCCCAGGCGCGGTCCGGCGCGGCGGAGGACGCAGCGCAAGGCGAGGCAGGCGCGGAGAAAGCGAACCTTCCGGGGCAGGCACGGCCCGAGGCATCCTCGATCCTCGCCCCGGACTGGAGCCCCTCCAGCGTGCTCGAGCAGGCGCAGCTGCCCTTTTGCGTGACCGCCCTGGACGGCCGCTTCCTCTACGCCAACCAGGCCTTCCGCGAACTCCTCGGCTGGGGCCCGGCCCAGATCCCGACCATGTTCTGGCCCGACGACGTCTGCCCCGGCCCCCTGGGCAGCGAGGCGGACGATCAGGAGGAGCAGCTCTGCGAGGAGGTGCTCCTCGGCGGCTCCTCCGTGCGCCAGCGTCTGCTGCTGCGCACCAGGGAGGGACGCCCCCTGAGCGTGGAGGCCGACCGCCACCTGGGCACGGACGAAACCGGACGGCCCGCCTATTTCTTCACCTTCCTGCACCTGCCCGCGGCCCGGACAGAGGACGCCGGGCCCCTCGAGGGCCGCCTGCAGGCGCCGCCGCTCCCCTCCTCTCCGGCCGCGCTGCCCCTGCAGGCCCGCCTCACGCTCTCGCGCATCCTGGGCGAGGGCGTGGGCACCCGACCGGGCAGGACCGGCGCCTCGCAGAGCGCCTTCGAGCGCGCCCTCGCCGCCCAGGGAGCCGAGGGCTGGACCACGGCCCCGCTCTGGGACGCCGCGCGCCTGGCCGAGTCCATGGACCACGGGCTGGCCCATCTCCTCGCGGAATTCGGGATACCCGAGGCGTCCCTGTCGGCCTCGGTGCTGGCGCAGTGCCTCCCAGTGCCCCAGGAGACCGCGCTCTTCCTCGACTTCATGGTCTTCGAGCTGCTCTACGGAGCCCTGCCCAAGTCCCACTCCAAGCTCAAGGCCGCGACCTTGCGCGTGGAGATATCGGACGGGCCCGACAACCGGTTGCGCCTATCGGCCAGAGACAACGGGCGGCTCTTCCGCAAGCTCAAGCTGCACGACAAGAAGGACACCCCTCTCTCCCGCATGGCCGAACGCATCATCGGGCTCGGCGGCTCGATCTTCCTCATCCGCAACGACGTCACCGAACTCAAGATAAGCCTTCCCAGGCAACCCGCATAA
- a CDS encoding response regulator transcription factor: MQPCARLLVADDHAIVREGLCRLLATHPGFCICGEASDGRTAVEKSAELSPDVVLMDIGMPGMDGIEATSRIKDACPGTRILILTAYEDKNLVRLALKAGADGYLLKNADRDKLAQAINAVLDEGRYFEPDLHITPLPDDGEDEDGQFAVLTRREKEILALVAGGLKNREISDKLCISVKTVEKHRANLMKKLDLHSVAELVSFALKADFLLR, encoded by the coding sequence ATGCAGCCGTGCGCCCGGCTTCTGGTCGCAGACGACCACGCCATAGTCCGTGAAGGACTGTGCCGGTTGCTGGCCACGCACCCGGGCTTCTGCATCTGCGGCGAGGCGTCCGACGGACGCACGGCCGTGGAGAAGAGCGCGGAGCTCTCTCCCGACGTCGTGCTCATGGACATCGGGATGCCCGGCATGGACGGCATCGAGGCCACCTCGCGCATCAAGGATGCCTGCCCCGGGACGCGCATCCTCATCCTCACCGCCTACGAGGACAAGAACCTCGTCCGTCTGGCCCTCAAGGCCGGGGCAGACGGCTACCTGCTCAAGAACGCCGACCGCGACAAGCTGGCCCAGGCCATCAACGCCGTGCTCGACGAGGGCCGCTACTTCGAGCCGGACCTGCACATCACGCCGCTGCCGGACGACGGCGAGGACGAGGACGGCCAGTTCGCCGTGCTCACCCGCCGCGAAAAGGAGATCCTGGCCCTGGTCGCGGGCGGCCTCAAGAACCGCGAAATCTCCGACAAGCTCTGCATCAGCGTCAAGACCGTGGAGAAACACCGCGCCAACCTGATGAAGAAGCTCGACCTGCACTCCGTGGCCGAGCTCGTCTCGTTTGCCCTCAAGGCCGACTTCCTATTGCGTTGA
- the speA gene encoding biosynthetic arginine decarboxylase yields MVKKDALERWTVEQSAELYNIRNWGAGYFDVARDGHVVITPFLDNKKVRVSIPKIIKGLRERGLDMPVLLRVENILDSQISLLHESFRTAMDRLEYKNVFRGVYPIKVNQQEQVVEEITRYGGKYHHGLEAGSKAELIAALSMLRDPEACLICNGYKDEEFIDLGLYARKMGYNIFFVLEMPSELELILERSEALGIEPLLGARMKLAAKAGGHWTESGGDRSIFGLDTAQLVQVVDRLKAGDKLHCLRLLHYHLGSQIPNIRDIRTAVYEACRVYAGLVDEGATMGYLDLGGGLAVDYDGSHTNYSNSRNYTLDEYCADVVEAVMQTLDERGVDHPVIITESGRALVAYYSVLLFNILDTARFEALPLPPALPEDTPTIIENLYEAAKSMSVRNVQESLNDAIYYRDETRALFRHGHITLRQRALAENIFWHMVIQAALHLKQLKQVPPELEDLEDSLSDVYYANMSVFQSVPDSWAIGHIFPIMPVHRLDEMPTRRAILADITCDCDGKIDRFIDQHAVAKALPVHELKDSEEYYLGVFLVGAYQETLGDLHNLMGDTNVVSLRIHEDGSFDFVREIEGDAVGDVLSYVEFNPKKLSSKFRETAEKAVREGLISARERREIMRAFEDGMRGYTYFER; encoded by the coding sequence ATGGTGAAGAAGGACGCGCTGGAACGCTGGACCGTCGAGCAGTCGGCGGAGCTCTACAACATCCGCAACTGGGGCGCGGGCTATTTCGACGTCGCCCGCGACGGCCACGTCGTCATCACGCCCTTTCTGGACAACAAGAAGGTCCGGGTCTCCATCCCCAAGATCATCAAGGGGCTGCGCGAGCGCGGGCTGGACATGCCGGTGCTGCTGCGCGTGGAGAACATCCTCGACTCGCAGATCTCGCTCCTGCACGAGTCCTTCCGCACGGCCATGGACCGCCTGGAGTACAAGAACGTCTTCCGCGGCGTCTATCCCATCAAGGTCAACCAGCAGGAGCAGGTGGTCGAGGAGATCACCCGCTACGGCGGCAAGTACCACCACGGGCTCGAGGCCGGCTCCAAGGCCGAGCTCATCGCCGCGCTCTCCATGCTGCGCGACCCCGAGGCCTGCCTGATCTGCAACGGCTACAAGGACGAGGAGTTCATCGACCTCGGCCTGTACGCCCGCAAGATGGGCTACAACATCTTCTTCGTCCTCGAGATGCCCTCCGAGCTCGAGCTCATCCTCGAGCGCTCCGAGGCGCTCGGCATCGAGCCGCTGCTCGGCGCGCGCATGAAGCTCGCGGCCAAGGCGGGCGGCCACTGGACCGAGTCCGGCGGGGACCGCTCCATCTTCGGCCTGGACACCGCCCAGCTCGTGCAGGTCGTGGACCGGCTGAAGGCCGGGGACAAGCTGCACTGCCTGCGCCTGCTGCACTACCACCTGGGCTCGCAGATCCCCAACATCCGCGACATCCGCACCGCGGTCTACGAGGCCTGCCGCGTCTACGCCGGGCTCGTGGACGAGGGCGCGACCATGGGCTATCTCGACCTCGGCGGCGGCCTGGCCGTGGACTACGACGGCTCGCACACCAACTACTCCAACTCGCGCAACTACACCCTGGACGAGTACTGCGCCGACGTGGTCGAGGCGGTCATGCAGACGCTGGACGAGCGCGGCGTGGACCACCCGGTGATCATCACCGAGTCCGGCCGCGCCCTCGTGGCCTACTATTCGGTCCTGCTCTTCAACATCCTGGACACCGCCCGCTTCGAGGCCCTGCCCCTGCCGCCCGCCCTGCCCGAGGACACGCCGACCATCATCGAGAACCTCTACGAGGCGGCCAAGTCCATGTCCGTGCGCAACGTGCAGGAGAGCCTGAACGACGCCATCTACTACCGCGACGAGACGCGCGCGCTCTTCCGCCACGGCCACATCACCCTGCGCCAGCGCGCCCTGGCCGAGAACATCTTCTGGCACATGGTCATCCAGGCCGCGCTGCACCTGAAACAGCTGAAGCAGGTGCCGCCCGAGCTCGAGGACCTGGAAGATTCGCTCTCCGACGTCTACTACGCCAACATGAGCGTCTTCCAGTCCGTGCCCGACTCCTGGGCCATCGGCCACATCTTCCCCATCATGCCGGTGCACCGCCTGGACGAGATGCCCACGCGCCGCGCCATCCTGGCCGACATCACCTGCGACTGCGACGGCAAGATCGACCGCTTCATCGACCAGCACGCCGTGGCCAAGGCCCTGCCCGTGCACGAGCTGAAGGACAGCGAGGAGTACTACCTCGGAGTCTTCCTCGTGGGCGCCTACCAGGAGACGCTCGGCGACCTGCACAACCTCATGGGCGACACCAACGTGGTCAGCTTGCGCATCCACGAGGACGGCAGCTTCGACTTCGTGCGCGAGATCGAGGGCGACGCCGTGGGCGACGTGCTCTCCTACGTGGAGTTCAACCCCAAGAAGCTCAGCTCCAAGTTCCGCGAGACCGCGGAAAAGGCGGTCCGCGAGGGCCTCATCTCGGCCCGCGAACGCCGCGAGATCATGCGCGCCTTCGAGGACGGCATGCGCGGCTACACCTACTTCGAACGCTAA
- a CDS encoding CCA tRNA nucleotidyltransferase: MELYLVGGAVRDEIMGRAGADRDWVVLGAGEGEFLARFPGARQVGRKGITWIWRGEEYTLSDAADIAADLAVRDLTVNALARGGDGRLFAHPRALADIRDRMLRPVAAANFLADPLRVLRAARFAACFPDFAAAPELIAAMRLARPHLAEPAAERAGMELRKACACPAPGRFMALLAEAGCLAPWFAELASPETAAEAGARAQATAEFLAESQAESQAGAPVGESGAQAVFMALCSVLDAAGAEALVERLRLPVPWRRAALAATQELAQLLAYQDLSPGDKAAALHRLHVLKLTDQALAAAAALCPGFPAERARADLKTVLSVRLPPTMRDRGEASGELLARLRAEALAARQG; this comes from the coding sequence ATGGAGCTCTATCTCGTGGGCGGCGCGGTGCGCGACGAAATCATGGGCCGCGCGGGCGCGGACCGCGACTGGGTCGTGCTCGGCGCGGGCGAGGGGGAGTTTCTCGCGCGCTTTCCCGGCGCTCGGCAGGTGGGGCGCAAGGGCATCACCTGGATCTGGCGCGGCGAGGAGTACACCCTCTCGGACGCGGCGGACATCGCGGCCGACCTCGCGGTCCGCGACCTGACGGTGAACGCCCTGGCCCGCGGCGGGGACGGGCGGCTTTTTGCCCACCCGCGGGCCCTGGCCGACATCAGGGACAGGATGCTTCGGCCCGTGGCCGCCGCGAACTTCCTGGCCGATCCCCTGCGCGTGCTGCGCGCTGCCCGTTTCGCGGCCTGCTTTCCGGACTTTGCCGCGGCCCCGGAGCTGATCGCGGCCATGCGCCTGGCCCGGCCGCACCTGGCCGAGCCAGCGGCGGAGCGCGCGGGGATGGAGCTGCGCAAGGCCTGCGCCTGCCCGGCACCGGGCCGTTTCATGGCGCTCCTGGCCGAGGCGGGCTGCCTGGCCCCCTGGTTCGCGGAGCTGGCTTCGCCGGAGACGGCCGCCGAGGCCGGAGCGCGCGCCCAGGCGACGGCCGAATTTCTGGCCGAATCCCAGGCCGAATCCCAGGCAGGAGCCCCGGTCGGGGAATCCGGTGCCCAGGCGGTCTTCATGGCGCTGTGCAGCGTGCTCGACGCGGCCGGGGCCGAGGCTCTGGTCGAGCGGCTGCGCCTGCCCGTGCCCTGGCGCAGGGCCGCCCTGGCGGCGACGCAGGAGCTGGCGCAGCTTCTCGCCTACCAGGACCTTTCTCCGGGCGACAAGGCCGCGGCGCTGCACCGCCTGCACGTCCTGAAGCTCACGGACCAGGCCCTGGCCGCGGCCGCGGCCCTCTGTCCGGGCTTTCCGGCCGAGAGGGCGCGCGCGGACCTGAAGACGGTCCTCTCCGTGCGCCTGCCGCCCACGATGCGGGATCGGGGCGAGGCCTCGGGCGAGCTTCTGGCCCGGCTGCGGGCCGAGGCCCTGGCCGCGCGGCAGGGCTGA
- the speB gene encoding agmatinase: MSGQPLFHADEFPACAPDQAFFHVIPCPFEASVSYGGGTADGPAAILAASAQLEANVGRRLPGSRGIYTAPAIDCSGSPEDVLFRIEAATAKALALGAVPVLLGGEHTVSLGAFRACAKLDRPVGLIQFDAHADLRDTYEDSPYSHACVMRRALDLGLPIFQIGVRVPSVEELDCRDAHPGRIRHLDARAVWERGIPDPLLPPDFPEDIYVTFDVDGLDPSIMPATGTPVPGGLTWREAILALERACTGRRLVGCDVVELAPRPHDHASDFAAAHLTYTLMDLAAAR; the protein is encoded by the coding sequence GTGAGCGGCCAGCCCCTCTTCCACGCCGACGAGTTCCCGGCCTGCGCGCCCGATCAGGCCTTCTTCCACGTCATCCCCTGCCCCTTCGAGGCCTCGGTCTCCTACGGCGGAGGAACCGCGGACGGCCCGGCCGCCATCCTCGCCGCCAGCGCCCAGCTCGAGGCCAACGTCGGCCGCCGCCTGCCCGGCAGCCGAGGCATATACACGGCCCCGGCCATAGACTGCTCCGGCTCGCCCGAGGACGTGCTTTTCCGCATAGAGGCCGCGACCGCAAAGGCCCTCGCGCTCGGCGCCGTGCCCGTGCTCCTCGGCGGCGAGCACACCGTCTCGCTCGGGGCGTTTCGCGCGTGCGCAAAGCTCGACCGACCCGTGGGCCTCATCCAGTTCGACGCCCACGCCGACCTGCGCGACACCTACGAGGACTCGCCGTACTCCCACGCCTGCGTCATGCGCCGCGCTCTGGACCTCGGCCTTCCCATCTTCCAGATCGGCGTGCGCGTGCCGAGCGTCGAGGAACTCGACTGCCGCGACGCGCACCCGGGCCGCATCCGCCACCTCGACGCACGCGCCGTCTGGGAGCGCGGCATCCCGGACCCGCTCCTGCCGCCCGACTTTCCCGAGGACATCTACGTCACCTTCGACGTGGACGGCCTCGACCCCTCCATCATGCCCGCCACCGGCACGCCCGTGCCCGGCGGACTCACCTGGCGCGAGGCCATCCTGGCCCTGGAGCGCGCCTGCACCGGCCGCAGGCTCGTCGGCTGCGACGTGGTCGAGCTGGCCCCCCGGCCGCACGACCACGCCTCCGACTTCGCCGCCGCCCACCTGACCTACACGCTCATGGATCTGGCCGCCGCCCGGTAA
- the nspC gene encoding carboxynorspermidine decarboxylase gives MTDGSAKGSPAALSAGLAFDPARVPTPSYVVDAGLLRRNAEILDSVRRRTGCRILLALKGFATFAAFPHIRWALDGCCASSPHEARLAREEFGGEVHSFAAGMTEAHVREFAELSDHVVFNSFAQLDRFRPILEAAAHPPHVALRVNPEHSEGHTPIYDPCGPCSRLGIHRAEFAGRDNPMRGISGLHFHTLCQHNADALARTLAAFEERFADLIPGLSYVNFGGGHHITRPDYDLDLLCETINAFKARHGVQVYLEPGEAVALNAGFLVSEVLDVVERGMPIAILDTAVPCHMPDVIEMPYRPEIIGAGMPGEKAHTYRLGGLSCLAGDVAGDYSFDAPLRVGDRLVFCDMAIYSMVKNNTFNGVNLPAICLREPDSDSPRVVRTFGYQDFKERLS, from the coding sequence TTGACTGACGGGAGCGCGAAGGGAAGCCCGGCGGCGCTGTCCGCCGGGCTCGCCTTCGACCCGGCCCGCGTGCCCACGCCCTCGTACGTGGTGGACGCGGGCCTGCTCCGCAGGAACGCGGAGATCCTCGATTCCGTGCGCAGGCGCACGGGCTGCAGGATCCTCCTCGCGCTCAAGGGCTTCGCGACCTTCGCCGCCTTCCCGCACATCCGCTGGGCGCTCGACGGCTGCTGCGCCAGCTCCCCGCACGAGGCGCGCCTCGCGCGCGAGGAGTTCGGCGGCGAGGTGCACTCCTTCGCCGCGGGCATGACCGAGGCGCACGTGCGGGAGTTCGCCGAACTCTCCGACCACGTGGTCTTCAACTCCTTCGCCCAGCTCGACCGCTTCCGCCCGATCCTCGAGGCGGCCGCGCATCCGCCGCACGTCGCCCTGCGCGTGAATCCCGAGCACTCCGAGGGCCACACGCCCATTTACGACCCCTGCGGCCCCTGCTCGCGGCTGGGCATCCACCGCGCCGAGTTCGCGGGCCGCGACAACCCCATGCGCGGCATCTCGGGCCTGCACTTCCACACTCTCTGCCAGCACAACGCCGATGCCCTGGCCCGCACCCTGGCCGCCTTCGAGGAACGCTTCGCGGACCTCATTCCCGGCCTCTCCTACGTCAATTTCGGCGGCGGGCATCACATCACCCGGCCGGACTACGACCTCGACCTGCTCTGCGAGACGATCAACGCCTTCAAGGCCCGCCACGGCGTGCAGGTCTACCTCGAACCCGGCGAGGCCGTGGCCCTGAACGCGGGCTTCCTCGTCAGCGAGGTCCTGGACGTGGTCGAGCGCGGCATGCCCATCGCCATCCTCGACACCGCCGTGCCCTGCCACATGCCGGACGTCATCGAGATGCCCTACAGGCCGGAGATCATCGGCGCCGGGATGCCGGGCGAGAAGGCCCACACCTACCGCCTGGGCGGGCTCTCCTGCCTCGCGGGCGACGTGGCCGGGGACTACTCCTTCGATGCCCCCCTGCGCGTGGGCGACCGCCTCGTCTTCTGCGACATGGCCATCTACTCCATGGTCAAGAACAACACCTTCAACGGCGTCAACCTGCCCGCCATCTGCCTGCGCGAGCCGGATTCCGACTCCCCGCGCGTGGTCAGGACCTTCGGCTACCAGGACTTCAAGGAACGGCTCTCGTGA
- a CDS encoding amphi-Trp domain-containing protein, which produces MSKSKVKIDSVMELSRVVATLEDVLASFKAGTLHVSLGDDAVTLVPPTVVDFEMELESKKDKAKINIEISWRADRKGAAASDMTIATQEPGMKIG; this is translated from the coding sequence ATGAGCAAGAGCAAGGTCAAGATCGACAGCGTCATGGAACTTTCCCGCGTCGTGGCCACCCTCGAGGACGTGCTGGCCTCCTTCAAGGCCGGCACCCTGCACGTCAGCCTCGGCGACGATGCAGTGACCCTCGTGCCGCCCACGGTGGTGGACTTTGAAATGGAACTCGAATCCAAGAAGGACAAGGCCAAGATCAATATCGAGATCAGCTGGCGCGCCGACAGGAAAGGCGCCGCGGCGTCCGACATGACCATCGCGACGCAGGAGCCCGGCATGAAGATCGGCTGA
- a CDS encoding saccharopine dehydrogenase family protein → MSKTLIIGAGGVGRVVAHKCAQAPEIFSELMLASRTKEKCDAIAAELPRPVSTARVDADKVPELVALLKDYKPKLVINVALPYQDLTIMDACLECGVDYLDTANYEPPDVAKFEYKWQWAYQDRFEKAGLMALLGSGFDPGVTNVFTAYARKHHFARMDQLDIIDCNAGDHGQAFATNFNPEINIREVTARGRYYEHGDWVETDPLSWAWTYDFPEGIGKRKCFLMYHEELESLVRHFPEIKRARFWMTFGENYLKHLSVLENIGMTRIDPVEFRGQKIVPLQFLKAVLPDPGSLGPLTKGRTCIGNVIAGEGKDGKAKRYYIYQICDHEEAYRETNSQAISYTTGVPAMVGAAMMVKGIWHKPGVWNMEQFDPDPFLEELARRGLPWKETFLD, encoded by the coding sequence ATGTCCAAGACGCTCATCATCGGCGCCGGAGGCGTGGGCCGCGTGGTCGCCCACAAGTGCGCCCAGGCCCCGGAAATCTTCTCCGAGCTCATGCTCGCCTCGCGCACCAAGGAGAAGTGCGACGCCATCGCGGCCGAGCTGCCGCGCCCCGTGTCCACCGCCCGCGTGGACGCGGACAAGGTCCCCGAGCTCGTGGCCCTGCTGAAGGACTACAAGCCGAAGCTCGTCATCAACGTGGCCCTGCCCTACCAGGACCTGACCATCATGGACGCCTGCCTCGAGTGCGGCGTGGACTACCTGGACACCGCCAACTACGAGCCGCCCGACGTGGCCAAGTTCGAGTACAAGTGGCAGTGGGCCTACCAGGACCGCTTCGAGAAGGCGGGCCTCATGGCGCTGCTCGGTTCAGGCTTCGACCCGGGCGTGACCAACGTCTTCACGGCCTACGCCAGGAAGCACCACTTCGCGCGCATGGACCAGCTCGACATCATCGACTGCAACGCGGGCGACCACGGGCAGGCCTTCGCCACCAACTTCAACCCCGAGATCAACATCCGCGAGGTCACGGCCCGCGGCCGCTACTACGAGCACGGCGACTGGGTCGAGACCGACCCGCTCTCCTGGGCCTGGACCTACGACTTCCCCGAGGGCATCGGCAAGCGCAAGTGCTTCCTCATGTACCATGAGGAGCTGGAGTCGCTCGTCCGCCACTTCCCGGAGATCAAGCGCGCCCGCTTCTGGATGACGTTCGGCGAGAACTATCTGAAGCACCTGAGCGTGCTCGAGAACATCGGCATGACCCGCATCGACCCGGTCGAGTTCCGCGGCCAGAAGATCGTGCCCCTGCAGTTTCTGAAGGCCGTGCTGCCCGATCCGGGCTCGCTCGGCCCCCTGACCAAGGGCCGCACCTGCATCGGCAACGTGATCGCGGGCGAGGGCAAGGACGGCAAGGCCAAGCGCTACTACATCTACCAGATCTGCGACCACGAGGAGGCCTACCGGGAGACCAACTCCCAGGCCATCTCCTACACCACGGGCGTGCCCGCCATGGTCGGCGCGGCCATGATGGTCAAGGGCATCTGGCACAAGCCCGGCGTCTGGAACATGGAGCAGTTCGATCCCGATCCCTTCCTGGAAGAGCTTGCCAGGCGCGGCCTGCCCTGGAAGGAGACCTTCCTTGACTGA